The bacterium genome contains the following window.
TGAGAACCACGAGTTCTCCACCGTTATGTTCGAGAAGATGCCCGAGAAGTTCGACACCAAAGCGGGCAAGGCGGTCCTTGTGGGCAACCACAACCGTGAGCTTTGCTCCGCGTGCCAGTCGGTCCAGTAGGGAGAGCAATCCTTTACGCTTGAAGTTGAGCCCACTCCCGATGTCTTTGACAATTTCTGCGTTCGGGAAGCGCTGTCGCATGTAGATGATCTGTCTTGCGAGGTCATCCTTCTGCTTGGGAGAGGAGACCCGGCAGTAGCAGACAATAGCTGGAGGCAGGCCGTCCTTGACGAAGGAATCGACATCGAGAAGCCGCTGGCCAGCAGCGTTGCGCACGTGTTTGATGAGCCCTTCATCGGCGTACTTCCGGATCGTGTTCGGGCACATGCCAAGAATCTGGCAGGCCATCCGCAGTGGAACCAACTTCATGGCGTCTGGTAG
Protein-coding sequences here:
- a CDS encoding IS607 family transposase; this translates as MKLVPLRMACQILGMCPNTIRKYADEGLIKHVRNAAGQRLLDVDSFVKDGLPPAIVCYCRVSSPKQKDDLARQIIYMRQRFPNAEIVKDIGSGLNFKRKGLLSLLDRLARGAKLTVVVAHKDRLARFGVELLGHLLEHNGGELVVLNQTEHSPERELSDDLLAIVHVFSCRMHGLRRYAAQIKEDPDLPH